The genome window AAACGTGTCGTATATGCGATAGACCTTTGCCTGGCGGAGTTCGGAATCGTCGGCGCGGAAGTCGCCGCGGTGCATGGGCAGGTCAAGAGCGAAATGAAGGTCGTGATAGGCATTCGCGCCGGTAGAGATAACAAAGTCTACCAGCCCTGCCTCCATGAGTTCTATCACGATGCCGCCCATACCCGTTGGGGTCAATGCCCCTGAGAGGGTGAGACATATGGTGGTATCTCCCCCGGCCATCTTCAGAAAAAGCTTTGATGCCTCTGCCAGCCTGCCCGCATTAAAGGCCCCTGAGGCGGCGAAACCCTCCACCAGGTCTACCACACGCATGTCTTCTCTTGTCTGGAAGGCCTGGATGGTGCCCCCACGAAGGTATTTGTCTCTCAGCGTCTGTTGGCGGCAGTTTTTCATGGCAGAAAGACCGCGGTAGCAATGACGGTAGTCCACAGCCCGTCCTTATCGCCGCGGGCCGTTTGTGTGATATTCCTGGTCTTTACTATCTTACCGCTCATGCGGAAGATTTGTTTCCTCTCGTCGTAATTCTTTTCCGGGTCGAACTCTATTCCCAGTGTAGTCGCAAGCATGGTAGCGGCGAGGTCTTCGGCATAATCGCCCGCCTTTTCCTCATTCTCTCCGAACCCGTGGTGTTCGCTCAGATAGCCGTAGTGCTCGGCCTCGGCCGGCACCGCAAGCCCGATGGAAGCGCTTATCATTCGATGGGGTTCATTGGTGGAGTTTTCGCTGAGTACGCAGTGGACCACCTGCCCGGGTTTGATATGGGGGTTGCCTATATTCTTGGTTACGATCCTGCACTTCGGAGGAAAAATACTTGAGACCTTGACCAGGTTGTATTTCTCGATGCCGGCCTTTCTGAGCGCAAGCTCAAACGACTGGAGTTTTTCTTTGTGCTTTCCCACGCCCTTTGTAAAAAATACCCGGTTTGGGACCAGTCCCTGCATCGTCGTCTTTCTTAAAATAAGAGCTCTTATCAAAAAACATGTGAATCTTTACTAATTAGAATAAAGCCCTCTAAAAATCAACAGAAAATAAAAAATTAATTGCCTGAACAAATACGACTCACACGTGGAGTTTCCCCTTCGCGTAGCTATGTTATGTGAAACCGGGGCCGTGCAGAGGTAGATTCGCTTCCGGTGAATTGCTGTGCCGTGATACGGCATGTAACGTATGTCAAGATACACCATGTTGCGGGCAGGTCTCCGCGAGTCTCTCAGGCAAGACAATTACAGGCGGGCATTAAATGTATCGTAATCATGAAATAAATTGAGGCCGGGGGGGAATATATTAAATAAGAAACATCTTTTACGAGGGGGAGTATGTCGACATTACACAGTGTAATCCTCTTAAGTGTTGTTATCGCAGGTGGTTTGAACGGCGTTACGCCTCTTTGTGCCGGGGAGCAAGGTCGTCCGGCACCGGTACAACAAGAGGAGAATAGACTCGCCGAATCCGCCAGCCCCTACC of Candidatus Bathyanammoxibius amoris contains these proteins:
- a CDS encoding arginine decarboxylase, pyruvoyl-dependent — protein: MQGLVPNRVFFTKGVGKHKEKLQSFELALRKAGIEKYNLVKVSSIFPPKCRIVTKNIGNPHIKPGQVVHCVLSENSTNEPHRMISASIGLAVPAEAEHYGYLSEHHGFGENEEKAGDYAEDLAATMLATTLGIEFDPEKNYDERKQIFRMSGKIVKTRNITQTARGDKDGLWTTVIATAVFLP